The Spinacia oleracea cultivar Varoflay chromosome 2, BTI_SOV_V1, whole genome shotgun sequence DNA segment CAGTTAATTTTGCTGCATTGCACTTCATAGTTAGACTGCTGCACTGATATGAAACCTACATAATCAGAATTATTAAACTAATGTTCACTGTTGCAAAAGGTTATCATACTCGTTTTCCATTCCAAAGTAAGTGCATCACATTTGAAATTAAGGGGAACTCCAAAATAAACTCTCCATTTTTTTACTTTCAATGGGCAATTAGACAACAAATATGGACTCTTCAATTCACCTGCAAGCCTCCAACATGGGTATGAACAGGTGAATATCTCAATTTAGGCCAAAAATGTGCAAAATATTCAAAGCACAGCCAAGACCATACGACACATATGTCTAAGAGTGGATTCTCAAGGGAACTTTTAGCCTTTAGGTAGTTTGAGGGGCAATCACGGACATTTCTAGCACACCCTTTAAAAATACGGGGCTTTTCTGGAAATAAAGAATGAGAATGGACTCTTGAATCCATTCTCTGAGATGGGAGTATATTGTCTCTGGCATAATCAATCTCAAGAGACattttgcaaaataaaaaatgaaacaaaaacAGAAAGCAATGTCATTCACAAGTGAGAACATATTGAGTTTTTGAAGTTGTTATTTGCTCCTGTAATTAAAATTACCTGGCTTCTAGTCAATCCTGTCTGTCTAGCCAGCATAATCTTCTCCGAATCCTTTGGGTATCTACAAAACACAGGTTAAAACGATGAGCATGGATTCAGTTTTCATAAGAAGAACTAGTAAGAGTCTAAGAGGTAGAGAACATACGGATGAAGGAAATGCTCAAAAAGCCAAGCACGGAGAATAGTAACAGCACTTTCGGGAAGTCCCCTTTGAGGCCTCCAAGCGTGGCGCATCATACCAAATTGCTGAAGGGCTCGCTGTTGTCTGAGTTGTTGATCCACATATCGAAGACGAGGAATTACTCCTCCTGGCCCATTGTCTTGCTCCCCAAGGATTTTGCGTGTTGCTTGAATTTGGTTAGTTATGGCATCACGCAAGCATCGGAAATGACGGGAAATTGTTTTAAGGGCTAAAGTTGTGTAAGGTTTAGCTGCCCCTGCTCCAGCTACCACATCAAAAGATGACACCAGGATTTGCATCTGTTGACAATATTGTTTGTATCTTCTGTCTACCTGCAATCAGACAAGTAAACAAGATATATTGGAACTCAGTTGATCAGTTCAGCTCATTCACCACCTTATATCCAatcaaaaacaaagaaaaccaTAATGCATTCCAAACATTGAAGACAAGTTATGAAACAAATAACAATTCATCATCCTTCAAACTACTTCCATCATCGTCTTTAGCAAGCAGGAACTAAAAGATTATCTGAATTTTGACCCAAAGATTTAGTTCTGCCTGTGGAACTAAAAGCATTCTTGTCTTCTTGACATAAATCAAGACGAAACCTTTTCATTTGTAATAAAAAGGTAGCAATTGATGCACAATGCTCCCAAAGAATGCATCAATTGATCTAATAGACTTCATCATCAACTTCATACCACATAGCCAGTGACCAAAATCACTCATCttcaaaaatatatatgcaTACATATCTGCTTTCCTGCCGGCATCCAGATTCCAATGTAAGCACACCCTGAGTAGATACTACACTCTGTAAAACAACCTATCTTGTTATATTTCAAAGTTTGCAACCATCAAAATGGTAGATTTTATTACGATTCTTGTGTCACTGCCTAGCAGCTCCTCTGATACTTCAAATACTCAGTTTTCATGGTCCAAAATTGGTTTGAAGATTCTACTCATCAAGAGTTGAAATCTATCCATGTCAAGAGACAATGAGTACTTTCAACAACTAAGAGACACGGCAATCAGCATTAGCTGCTTGGAAGATTATCTAGCATAAGaatatattactccgtatatatgagGCGGCCTCTAATCCTTAAATCAGTTAATCCTCAATTAATCTAACATCTCCATCTCATCTGATCAATATAGTATCACCATCAACTTTATCTACAGCTCTGTGAAATTGTGAATGTCTGAAAACATCATAATTTTAGACGAGGAACTGGAAATGGTAATCCATAACATTCCCTTTAGGAATCAGGATAATGCATTAACATACTCCAGCTATGAACACACGTACAGgttaaacaattaaaaaatcTATAATTGTATAGAACAGCTGAATGATATTGATAACGTACCTCATCCAACATGGAATGAAGCTTATCCAACTTATTCTGCAATTCTTGTCGTTCTGCGGGAGATAGTTCCTGTGAGGAGGAGCCTGACTCATTAGCTTCTGAAGCGGCTTGAGATCCGCCTTTAGACTCCTTGGAACCTTCATCTACCTTCCTTGGAGATTGTTCTTTTCCAGAATCAGATCGCTTAAGAGCATCACGAACATTAACAACTTCATCTAACAACAGTTGTGCTGCCTTGAGGTACTTGGACTTGTTAAGTGTGCTAGACATTCCAGCCTGCTCATACTGATACATTGCTTTCTGGTTTATTGAATATTGAGGATTGTTCAGCACCCCAAacctaatattattattattgttactgTTATTATGTCCCTCTCCTTGGATTTCGTAAGCAAAATAATCAGAATTCCTGATATCCTTGTTAGGGGAAGCCTCATCAACCTTGCAGGACATTGGTCTGACATTATTCTCAGCTGATAAGGGAAGATGAGGGCTTAGGACAGAGGAGAGTCCTACTCCTGGATTGGTGTATTGATATTGAAATGGTGATGTAGAAACCGCGGTTGACATCTGCGTGCTAAGGCTAAGTGATAATCCTTGCAAATTCTGTTCACCATCAACCATACTCATCTGACTTCTAGATGTCAATTGAAGTTCCCCCGGCAAAGAATTACCCACGTTTTCACTCATGGACTGAATACACATAGAATCCCCGGTAGGTGGGATAAACATCATCTCATTTCTACCATTCATCTCAACACCATTTTGGGGATTCATTGGTGAAATCTCTGAGAATGAACCAGGTGAAGAAGATGTAAGATACATCATCATGTTGCCATGGAGAAGAGGTGACTCAGAGTATGATGCAAATTTTTGGTCCCGAACATAAGGTGCTGACAGGACATCTAGCTGACCACTTGAACTCGGGTAATAAGTTGCCATTTTGGTGTGAATTCTCTCTTACTTTTTCTCAAAAACAAGCACAATTCCAACAGTAGAACATCAGCAGATATCTTGATATGTCATATGATCACAGTTCATGGACCAGTAACAACCTAAGATCAAGATAAGATAAATATCAGTTATTAACAACTCCAATCGACAAAGCAATTCAGCTTTTATGTTTTACTCATCATCTAAATCTTTGTAAATACCCTAATTATTAACCATAATATTCTACAATCATCTGAGGCCTGATCAACATAATTCGCACATAAaccaaaaataaatcaaaaaacCCTCTTCTCAAAATGTGAAATCAAATGATTACACTTTTCTCACACAAAAATTGCAAATTTTCAATCAGCTAAGTAAGTCATTAAGCTGAAGCAAGTCAAACCCAGAATAGAAATTCATCAATATGAACACTATCAATCAAAGTACATCATCAAAACCATGATTAAATCAgaaaaacaaatatttaaaaaaaaaaaaaaaaaactaatacaCTAAAAAGATGGGGATTTGTTATTTGAAGTATACCTTAAAGAGTCCCCCAAAGAAGTTGGTGCCTTAATAAGGGAACAAAGAAGCTTAAGATTGCTAAAAAGCATAAAAACCTTATACACTAAAGACAAACTGATCCCAAGAGATTTTGCAAACAATAAACCAACCCACCCTTAAAATCTCTTTTCAATGGGAAAAAACAATGACACACCCAATTAGAATAATATACTCACTACAACCAACAAACTATacattataaaaatcaaaactttatatTACACaccaaaatatattaaaaacaTTGAATTTTTCCTACCCATTTAAAATAATGAGTGGCTAAGATAGAGAGAGAAACAAaaaagtagagagagaaagtaagagTTAAGTAGTATTACAACCTTCTATTGGTTGAATACTTAAATGATTGAATTTGGGATTTTTAATCTCTCACAATCAATCATAATCCCACCATTGGCACGTGTGAGACTAAggattttgcaaaaaaaaaaaaaattaaaactttgaaGGGATTGGGggagttgttgttgttgatgctgTTGCTAATAGTTGTTGGTAACCTCCTctgtttttttctctctctaaaaacacTACAATATTTGGGGTTTAAGGAAGGGCTAACTACCAGTTGGTAGACCTAAACACTGCCTTAAACCTCATTCAAAAGCATACTCACTTCCTCTCTatacactttctctctctacttccAGAGGATGACTGGATGAGTGAAGATTGAATTGGAGAAGAAaaacttttgtttttttttcttttttttgttgtgtggttatttacttattttttacccttaaaactaattaaagtTTTATCTTTTTCCACAAATAAAATGGACCATTTTTATAAAAGTTGctgtaaaaataaaaagaacccagatctttaaaaaaacaaaaaaagtaaaGCCAAAAAAAACGTAATTGTGGACAATTGCGATAAGAGGGAATAAACTAATGGGAGGTTAGCTTTGAGGATAGGCTGGATAGCTGCATACTATTCGCAGGAGTAGGTGATAGTTACAACATCACACGTTTTAACGTATACTGCTACAAGGCTATAAGCGATTCCCAAGTATATACGCCTcccaaattattaatttaataaaaatcacaaataattattttataaaaaatattaatacgaaatttattttgttgaaGAATTTATAAGTATTTGCTTGTTTGTTGGGTGTGTATTCATTATTCAATTCATTTTCCCGGCTTGGTTGGTAATTGGGTATCCACAAATTATATTTGCCCCCCCTAAAATAATTGAAAACGAATTGTCTTGTTGGACCAAATAAATGCTGCCAAAAtatattttgtattttctaGTTTTATGAAGAAATTTTGGGTACGAGTAGtagataaaattattaaaatcgcATTAAGACGTCGTTTACGTATTGTTGTATAGAGAGTCATAAaagataatatatatatatataattaaagcaaagtgatGGTTGATGAGAGGTGATCAAACCTCAATACTCCATTCTCACCTATGTTACGCCAATTGCTACATCATTCTTCACTCAAAAGGCAAGTAATCAATTCACAACTTCAATCAAGcaagaaacaaaaagaagaattCAAACTAGtaataaaaggaaatataaccattcacaaaaaaaaaatgaaattaacaaattttgtaTTAAATGAATGGAATAAAAATACAAATCAATAAGgaaaactgaaataaaaaatgaaaaatcagGTTGTATATTTCAGAATGGAAATTCGAATAACATAGATATAATGATGGACTGTGTCGAGATAAATCTTcaaaaattattaaataaattgaaaaataatcgaATCAATCTAACAAATATAGAAACCGTCATTTTTTAATCTGTATTTGATGTATATATTTtatcaatttaataaaataaaaaaaataggtaCTTTAGTTAAATGGTTAAACCATTCAATTTATAACTTACGCTATATTATTAGAATATGACATTTTATCTTAGGCATCTACCAACATGTCAATTGTCTaacatcattaaaaaaaatcacataTAAATCGTAAATATatccttgatttattaatttcataactaTTCTCTATTTGCGTTATTACCATTATGATGTACAGAGTAATTGTTTAAATCTgatgtattattttatttacttccTATCTTATAGAAATTTGTGCATTAATACGGGGCCATACTAGTATCTAATGTAATTGAAATTCAATCTTCCGTTAGTGTGAATTGAAAAAGCACGATGGTTGGAGAGCAAAACCAATAATGAAACTCGAAAGTgaaatgaatttattttttaaaaagttttcCATGTAATGAGTGAATTGTAGAGGAAAAGAAGATAATCAAAGTAAACTTTTTATGGGCCTAACTAGCTAGGTGGGGGGTAAAAATAAAGGGAAAAGGGGTTAGAATGTTAGATAAAGTTGGTGGAATGCCAAAAATGGTTTACAACAAAAAGGTTGGttccaatattattttttaaaaagtaacaaaaaaaaaaggttggtTAATGCTTGTGCATGAATATGGATTGTTAAAGTTGTGCTTTCCATCATTTGTGAAGATAGTTGGTTGTACTTGAGAAATCACCCATTGTAGTTGACCAATTATGCTTCATAGTTCATACTCATTGGTTCAAGACCAAGAGGTGTTAACTTACATTGTAATTCAAATGTGTAAACTCTAACTTCCTAATTACTAAAGTTTGTATATTGTGTTTAACTTGTCATGTATAATTAATCGTTCAAGTTGATTTAATATATATCATCTCGATATTACAATAAGTAAAATTAACCTTAAGAAAAAGTAAAGAATATATTGGCACGAATATTAATTAGTGTGAACATGTTGAGCAAAAGTAGTTttgatattttataaaaaaaggaatagaaaaaaaaaagattagaTTTTCACATCTTAATTTGGTGGTAGTTGGAGCAACAAACTCAAATTTTTGCAAGAATATGATTTTTCGTAATAAGGAAGAAATGTTAATGAGAACCCCTTTCGTTTCTCAAAGgcgagaatttcaaaatttagaattgaaaagaaaaagtaTTAACACGCAagtgaaatgaaaaaaattaacggtgaattgaaacaataaatttataaacgtatATCCGGAGTACGGAGTAGTAACTAACTAATCATAGAGAAGAGGAAAATGTACTTCACggtaaaaaaaaatgagttgatcgTATGGTGATGCTTGAGGTAAAAGTTAGAGTTTTTTTAATTTCCAAATAAGATTTCTTCATgtatataaattaattatgcATAGTTTATGTACTTATATTGTTGTCAATCGGAAGTTGCTTGTATGTcacattttgaaaaataaactaaCAGAAAGGTAGCGTCGTGACAAAAGTAGACTTATCTAAGGATTTAAAATCATACTAAGATATTCATATACGATCATTTCATAATTCATATTATagtcaattactccctccgttccggaatacttgacatgttttccttatcgggccgtcccttaatacttgacctgtttctaaagatggaaatattctaacaatattatattatttctcactccacccctattaacccacctacccctactccatacaaaaaataattaaaaattcaacccctactcaccccaaccccacctcttaacccacctcccactaactacattaaaataataccccactatcaactactagctattaaattaaataagtcaattcaagtcccttaaactctgtgccggtcaaaccgggtcgagtactccgggacggagggagtatatattacGTAATTTAATCTGTATATATCTTTGATTTTCACTATAATTCTATTATCATTTTaatcacattattcaaaatATAAGTCACATGGTTTTTACCCTTTTTTTGTACTCCCCCGTTTCTATTTATGTGGTCACTTTGGATATTTACgcgatttttaataaaattgagttgtgtgtaagaggtaatgattgAGATGTTTTTTTAGGTAAAGGAAAAAGTAGATACTCCataattgtttaatgtttaaAGTACCAATAAAAAGGAATGTGTGGAttgaaaagtgtagaatgtgtaagaaaaagtaataatgatttatagaaaagttgGAAAAGTGTGTGGAAATGTGGGAAATGTGTATGTTTTAAAAAGGAAAGtggacacttataagggaacaCTACTTATGGGAACTGGACACATAAATAGGAACggagggtgagtttatccccagACTCACTTCCAATATTCAGACTTTGCCACATCAGCTTTCCACTAACTTTTTCATTATCCAGACTCACACAAAACTCAccctatttttacacattattCCCAGACTCGCCTCAGACTCACCTAACtcttaaaataatttttatgtatatatatctttttttttggtacattttctaaataatattgaaactatgttttcttatatacaaACAAAGTAGACCTGATCAACACGCGGGTCGGGCCGAGTTCGGGTCGGACCGAGGGCATTAAAATCTGTCCATTATGTCGGTCGTTCGGGCCGGGCCAAGCTCCGGACCAATTTTGTATGCCCAGACACGCTATTTCGGGCCAAAAATAGCGGGCTTTTCCGCCcaggccaaatttataactaaaattgttatTTTGCGTTGTCCAAAGCCCgtaaaattttttaaaaatcggGCCGAAAACTTCTGCCCAAAATGCGGTAATTTTTGGACCGGGTCGGGTCGAGCCCATGTTGATCAGCTCTAAAACAAAGTAATTTATAATtcgagaaaaaaaatgaaaaatagcagaaaatgttaatttcgaaattgacatatattccgtacaaattagaaacaatcatacaacatattaaattcaaaagatctagaacataaatttaaaggtaaatgaaacaaaataatacataaaCCACCAATAATTTAATTGggtgaaataagataaattaagtttgatgatgtggcatgatttgattgGTGGGAGAAAAAAGTGGAGTCTTAAAGTGAGTCTTGAGtgagtcttggattttcaaactcacttcaAGACTTGGTGTAGTCTTTTGCCACATTATTTCAAGATTTAGGCTTGAGACTCACCTCAAGACTCCCTTCAATactagggataaactcacccttatTGAACCAACTTTTGGAATACACTTATGACAAATTCTAACATATGTACGGAGTACGTTTATTTCAATGATAAAATACACGAGAAAGTGTCAAACAATAGCAAGAACTAGACATGTCAAAAATCGACCTGACCCGAAAATCAACCCGActccgacccgaaaatactgggtcctgaacaagattttgtgacccgtaaatCGATTTTATCCGAATCCGAGCAACGCGAAAAGTAAttggtcaaaacccgaccgaacccgttttgggaCCAGAcagattgaaaatcattgtatttatagtaataaatgagattatgagaaaatttaagcataataaacacgttgttttttactattgttgtgtgtaatatgattttaattttaattatacgccattttatggttgaatatgactaaatataaacttgtgtactccgtaggaaaatttgttaatttgtgcccatattttgtatatttatcacctaaattaatgaaaatataatgcgcttTTTAAAATATCTAAATCCGTTGGGTCACCCCGAACcagaaagttctgggtcttgaacaagcatttgtaaacccggatacgaaagtgaccgacccgattcaacccgaacccgaaaacaattttttacaacccgacccgaccgtttgacaggtctagcaAGAATTATATACTTTTTTTAACAAAACAACTAGTGTTTGGTCCGGGCGATGCCCAAttgctactttgaataattaaaattcaagatttttttcaactcaatctatataatataataaaagagaggaaatcaatgtggtgatgacaaatgtcactcattgattggcctctcttttaattttaaaaaataattatcaaTCTTTATTTTGTCTTATTGAGGAAGAATCAGAGAGGATATTATTCATTGCCATTATAAAACTTAaagattttttgaatattttgttcttaAATATTCATATATTATGCTAAATAAtctttcctaaacctaaaaaaaCTGACTATATTGTTATTTAgttaaaaaatattaatgtCATTATATTATTTTGACTTAGCTATGTAAAATATATGGACATATATTTATGCACGTAATCAGAAGCTTAAGTAATTAT contains these protein-coding regions:
- the LOC110790578 gene encoding BEL1-like homeodomain protein 3, whose amino-acid sequence is MATYYPSSSGQLDVLSAPYVRDQKFASYSESPLLHGNMMMYLTSSSPGSFSEISPMNPQNGVEMNGRNEMMFIPPTGDSMCIQSMSENVGNSLPGELQLTSRSQMSMVDGEQNLQGLSLSLSTQMSTAVSTSPFQYQYTNPGVGLSSVLSPHLPLSAENNVRPMSCKVDEASPNKDIRNSDYFAYEIQGEGHNNSNNNNNIRFGVLNNPQYSINQKAMYQYEQAGMSSTLNKSKYLKAAQLLLDEVVNVRDALKRSDSGKEQSPRKVDEGSKESKGGSQAASEANESGSSSQELSPAERQELQNKLDKLHSMLDEVDRRYKQYCQQMQILVSSFDVVAGAGAAKPYTTLALKTISRHFRCLRDAITNQIQATRKILGEQDNGPGGVIPRLRYVDQQLRQQRALQQFGMMRHAWRPQRGLPESAVTILRAWLFEHFLHPYPKDSEKIMLARQTGLTRSQVANWFINARVRLWKPMVEEMYKEEFGEAELMNSRCSPENTPKLAREKSWGSEDRREEMQESSTSIAHDAHDSKVNVNQGIGALGNGNDSHGFYSNNGTLSSPDPNGGGHGHGHGHSHLMVNPAAYQISEMGSFSVDNQVSLALGLRHREGDVTFRGNTTTEANMGVATSDYNPYLEQVNQQHRFGNPSHILNDFVA